From the Pectobacterium carotovorum genome, one window contains:
- a CDS encoding acyltransferase — translation MENPSIQNGLNNNQLHGLTIFRFIAAFYVFIFHCQIRYPLDVPNFITRALNNGAIGMSFFFVLSGFVMAWSARNGIRGDYLRARISRIYPAYILMGIISLPFLFDIENEKLIPSLVLYFSGMQSWIPDSFSSWHFIGSWSVSTELFFYMVFPLILPLINKNPKLSLLIAYVITSLIIPFSMVFSGSSNMPYFYISPIHRLPEFIIGIALGVMYTNGFKLTIKKYQLLLAALSLLILLFVSPISNDGYMKRNFATVLATASLVFVFACSKVEMNVFTRPFIWLGKISYSFYLMQIPIILFFLKYPNIFLGMENYQVWVVFGALNLIMATISYYFVEEKFIVKIKKKSFA, via the coding sequence ATGGAAAACCCCTCAATCCAAAATGGATTAAATAACAATCAACTACATGGCTTGACTATTTTTAGGTTTATTGCAGCCTTTTATGTCTTCATTTTTCATTGTCAAATTAGATATCCTCTTGATGTACCAAATTTTATTACGAGAGCACTAAATAATGGTGCGATTGGTATGTCATTTTTTTTCGTTCTATCAGGTTTCGTTATGGCTTGGTCTGCCAGAAATGGCATACGAGGTGATTATTTAAGGGCGAGAATTTCAAGGATTTACCCAGCATATATTTTAATGGGGATTATTTCATTACCTTTTTTGTTTGATATTGAAAATGAAAAATTAATACCATCTTTAGTTTTGTATTTTTCCGGGATGCAATCATGGATACCTGACTCTTTCTCTTCTTGGCACTTTATTGGATCTTGGTCTGTGTCCACTGAGCTTTTTTTCTATATGGTTTTTCCTTTAATTCTTCCATTAATTAATAAAAATCCGAAGTTATCATTACTAATAGCATATGTTATCACTTCACTAATTATCCCATTTTCAATGGTGTTTAGCGGTTCAAGTAATATGCCATATTTTTATATAAGTCCAATACACAGGCTACCAGAGTTCATCATTGGGATAGCACTTGGCGTTATGTATACGAATGGTTTTAAATTGACTATAAAAAAATATCAATTATTGCTGGCTGCTTTATCTTTGTTGATATTACTTTTTGTATCTCCAATAAGCAACGATGGTTACATGAAAAGAAATTTCGCCACAGTATTAGCAACTGCCTCTTTGGTTTTTGTTTTTGCTTGCTCAAAGGTTGAAATGAATGTTTTTACGCGGCCATTTATTTGGCTAGGTAAGATAAGTTACTCTTTTTATCTTATGCAAATACCAATAATATTGTTTTTTTTAAAATACCCAAATATTTTTTTAGGGATGGAAAACTATCAAGTCTGGGTGGTTTTCGGTGCGTTAAACCTTATAATGGCGACGATATCTTATTATTTTGTTGAGGAAAAATTTATAGTGAAAATTAAGAAGAAATCCTTTGCTTAA
- a CDS encoding LysR family transcriptional regulator, which yields MQVFVDVVELGSLTAAANKLDISRAMATRYIASLEKAFGVRLLHRSSRSLGLTSAGSEILSYCRQILTLNDDIGAALESRNQEPNGLIRVASSISFGQSYLADALRRYVAKYPKVAIEMVLKDASVNLVEQRIDLAIHVGDKLEPSAISRQLTLCASVVCAAPDYLARNGTPLRPDDLRQHNCLYHTRFGNVWRFQAPSANGTDLMMDEVDVTGNFAANDSMVLLHTALVGEGIVHLPAFTTDPYLRTGALVRILADYSLPELGVYALYSSRKYLPSSTRTLLDFLLADLAGDKVNDAKVSPIPL from the coding sequence ATGCAGGTATTTGTGGATGTGGTTGAACTCGGGAGCCTTACGGCCGCTGCAAACAAACTGGATATCTCGCGGGCCATGGCTACGCGCTATATTGCGTCGCTGGAAAAAGCCTTTGGCGTTCGGTTATTGCATCGCTCCAGTCGCAGTTTGGGGCTGACGAGTGCCGGTAGCGAGATTTTGTCCTACTGTCGACAAATTTTAACGTTGAATGATGACATTGGAGCGGCCCTTGAAAGTCGAAATCAGGAACCTAATGGTCTAATCCGGGTTGCTAGCAGCATTTCATTTGGTCAATCCTATCTGGCCGATGCACTGAGGCGCTACGTTGCCAAATATCCTAAGGTGGCTATCGAAATGGTGCTGAAGGATGCGTCAGTAAATTTGGTGGAGCAACGGATTGATCTGGCTATTCATGTAGGTGACAAGCTCGAACCGAGTGCGATTTCGCGTCAGCTGACCCTTTGTGCTTCTGTCGTTTGTGCGGCTCCCGATTATCTGGCGCGCAACGGAACGCCCCTGCGGCCAGACGATCTCAGGCAACACAACTGCTTGTACCATACTCGCTTTGGCAATGTTTGGCGCTTTCAAGCTCCGTCAGCTAACGGTACAGATCTGATGATGGATGAAGTGGACGTCACAGGCAATTTTGCAGCGAATGACAGCATGGTACTTCTGCACACTGCACTTGTGGGAGAGGGCATCGTGCACTTGCCTGCTTTTACGACGGATCCTTACCTTCGTACCGGCGCACTGGTTCGCATTTTGGCGGACTACTCACTGCCGGAGTTGGGTGTCTATGCGTTATACAGTTCACGCAAATACTTACCCTCCAGTACGCGTACGTTACTGGATTTTTTACTTGCTGACTTGGCGGGCGATAAGGTTAATGACGCTAAGGTGTCGCCCATACCTCTATAA